A genome region from Ignavibacteria bacterium includes the following:
- a CDS encoding T9SS type A sorting domain-containing protein produces the protein MNSCLFSFIKPQSFIAFFSLFVNFLFCSTGQLLAQQLLEHDFKVENIPLPVELLYFEAHVLTDGVFIRFGTATEVGNFGFDIERADSNKNFNKIGFVPGSGNSNSPKHYTFKDSSFLSNTIYYYRLKQIDFNGDFKYSDTLKVNYGTSSVKESSYENKKLDLQQNFPNPFNSKTNIKFTLSTSDVVTIKIYDILGNIIKTPFSQFLAAGEYNLIFNASNFSSGNYILSVSQNNLTKKIKITLLK, from the coding sequence ATGAATTCTTGTTTATTTTCATTTATTAAGCCTCAGAGTTTTATAGCATTTTTTTCACTTTTTGTTAACTTTCTGTTTTGTTCAACGGGTCAGTTATTGGCTCAGCAATTACTCGAACATGATTTTAAAGTTGAGAACATACCCCTCCCAGTAGAATTACTTTACTTTGAAGCACATGTTTTAACTGATGGAGTATTTATAAGGTTTGGGACAGCAACGGAAGTTGGCAATTTTGGATTCGATATTGAGAGAGCTGATTCAAATAAAAATTTTAATAAAATAGGTTTTGTCCCTGGAAGTGGAAATAGCAATTCACCAAAACATTATACTTTTAAGGATAGTTCTTTTCTTTCCAACACGATTTATTATTACAGGTTAAAGCAAATCGATTTTAACGGAGATTTTAAGTATTCGGATACTCTTAAAGTAAATTATGGAACAAGTTCAGTAAAAGAATCAAGTTATGAAAATAAAAAACTAGATTTACAACAAAACTTTCCCAATCCATTCAATTCAAAAACGAATATAAAATTCACCCTCTCCACATCTGATGTGGTGACTATTAAAATCTATGATATACTGGGAAATATTATTAAAACTCCTTTCTCTCAATTTCTTGCAGCCGGTGAATACAATCTTATATTTAATGCTTCCAATTTTTCAAGCGGTAATTATATTTTAAGTGTTTCGCAGAATAACTTAACCAAAAAGATAAAAATCACATTGTTAAAATAA